In one window of Cyanobacteriota bacterium DNA:
- the rpsC gene encoding 30S ribosomal protein S3, with protein sequence MGQKIHPIGFRLGTTQEHRSRWFAEPNHYPATLREDFQIRQFFERNPLKLKSLENPSISYIRIERKADQVDLEIHTARPGVVVGRSGQEIEAIRTNLQKYLGSGDRQIRINVIEVARVDADANLIADYISQQLEKRVSFRRVVREAIKRAQRAGVQGIKIQISGRLNGAEIARTEWTREGRVPLHTLRADIDYAYRTAQTIYGILGIKVWVFKGEVIPGAEEVAPATPAQPRRRQQHRRQQFEDRSNEG encoded by the coding sequence ATGGGACAGAAGATTCATCCAATCGGCTTTCGCCTTGGCACTACCCAAGAGCATCGCTCTCGGTGGTTTGCTGAACCTAACCATTACCCAGCAACGCTGCGGGAAGATTTCCAGATTCGTCAGTTCTTTGAGCGCAATCCCCTCAAGTTAAAGAGCCTGGAAAATCCTAGTATTTCTTACATTCGCATCGAGCGCAAAGCCGATCAAGTTGACCTAGAGATTCACACTGCTCGGCCTGGTGTGGTGGTGGGGCGCTCAGGGCAGGAAATTGAAGCCATTCGCACCAACCTGCAAAAGTATTTGGGCAGCGGCGATCGCCAAATACGCATTAATGTCATCGAAGTTGCTCGGGTTGATGCTGATGCCAACCTAATTGCTGACTACATCTCCCAGCAACTAGAGAAGCGGGTTTCGTTCCGTCGTGTTGTGCGCGAGGCCATCAAGCGTGCCCAAAGAGCAGGTGTTCAGGGCATCAAGATTCAAATCAGCGGTCGCCTCAATGGCGCAGAAATTGCCCGTACTGAATGGACTCGTGAAGGCCGAGTGCCTCTCCATACCCTGCGGGCAGATATTGACTATGCCTACCGAACTGCCCAAACCATTTATGGGATTTTAGGTATTAAAGTTTGGGTGTTCAAGGGAGAAGTGATTCCTGGAGCAGAGGAGGTTGCACCTGCTACCCCAGCCCAGCCACGTCGTCGCCAGCAGCATCGCCGTCAACAGTTTGAGGATCGTTCCAACGAGGGGTAA
- the rplV gene encoding 50S ribosomal protein L22, with protein sequence MAVQIPGEVRASARYIRMSPNKVRRVLDQIRGRSYREALIILEFMPYRACEPVLKVLRSAVANAEHNQGYNPASLVVSQAYADQGPSLRRYRPRAQGRAYQIRKPTCHITITVAPGEDN encoded by the coding sequence ATGGCTGTCCAAATACCTGGTGAAGTTAGAGCCTCGGCCCGTTACATACGGATGTCGCCCAACAAGGTGCGGCGAGTTCTGGATCAGATTCGAGGGCGTTCCTACCGAGAGGCTCTGATTATTCTTGAATTCATGCCCTATCGAGCCTGTGAGCCAGTTTTGAAGGTACTGCGATCGGCGGTAGCTAACGCTGAGCACAATCAAGGGTACAACCCCGCCAGCTTAGTGGTTAGTCAAGCCTATGCTGATCAAGGCCCTAGCCTACGACGATATCGCCCCCGTGCTCAGGGTCGGGCCTATCAAATTCGTAAGCCTACCTGCCACATCACCATCACCGTTGCACCTGGTGAAGACAATTAG
- the rpsS gene encoding 30S ribosomal protein S19, protein MARSLKKGPFVADHLLRKVEALNAKGEKQVIKTWSRASTILPQMIGHTIAVHNGKQHVPVFISDQMVGHKLGEFAPTRTYRGHTKADKKAKR, encoded by the coding sequence ATGGCTCGTTCTCTCAAAAAAGGTCCCTTCGTTGCTGATCACTTGCTGAGAAAAGTAGAAGCCCTGAATGCCAAAGGCGAAAAGCAAGTTATTAAAACATGGTCGCGGGCATCTACCATTTTGCCCCAGATGATTGGTCACACGATCGCTGTTCATAATGGCAAGCAGCATGTGCCTGTCTTTATTAGCGATCAGATGGTAGGGCATAAGCTAGGGGAATTCGCTCCTACTCGCACCTACAGGGGGCATACCAAAGCAGATAAGAAGGCAAAACGATAG